The DNA segment accggcttcgttttcagttggtcacattgatttacgttgacgccccctggggtcacacttttcggtgggtcgcagaattcggtgtaacaccggtcCGGAGTGGTCcggagcgtgaggacgttcagcagtgttgccagattgggcgggtttTCCCGCAAGATTGGGCTACTGTTGgtggacgttcaggcagtgttgccagaatGGGCCGTTTCCCCCGCTCTATTGTGCTACTTTTAATCAtgcaccggctcgctattctcttacacacacacacacgcacgcacgcacgcacgcacgcacgcacgcacgcacgcacgcacgcacgcacgcacacacacacacacacacacacacacacacacacacacacacacacacacacacacacacacacacacacacacacacacacacacacacacacacacacacgcagacagtgcagggcaatacatttgacctttcagattcttcagttaaattaattttacatttctgcatttgtagcaatgctttgcgcttttcattcagctgtcactttatttgtttccgaccatttacattttcttaaatggtgtgcatgtttactccatttagacttttgatttttttttcaaatccctttacttgatttaagccatttaacgtttctttatgtcttaatctatgtggctttattaaaaaatattttcaacctcactttcaACCTCACAccgcactcaccgcattttctgcaggaaatgcattttctagttatttttattcTCTCTGTATGAAATGTTTCCGATTCAGATTTAGCCAGATTTCCTGCCAAATATGGCAACACTGGCTGCAGCTCGCTGCCTGCTGCCAGTGTTGCCAGCGTTACTGGTGAGCATAGCAACCGTTCTGTTGATAGCAACCGTTCTGTTGATAAACACCTCCAGACGGTTGACGTTAGCTCAACCAGTTAGCGCGATGAACGTTGAACCAGAACGAGAGTCCGTCGTCAGGACAAGCGACGTCTATAAAGTGGCGGACAATCTACCAGAGCGGTTCAACAATCCCCACTGTTTCCACGGTTACAGGTAGGTCTGACACCCGTTTCTGACTGTTTCCACGGTAACAGGCAGGTATGacatctgtttctgtctgtcaagTCTTCAATGCACTACTAATGTTATGCCATGAACTACTAAGGTCATTACTGAACGCTGGGAGAACGTCTGTTGTCAAAGTAAAGAAAGCCAAAGTAGCTTCTCGTAATGCAAAAATCATTGCGTTAGTTGAGTTTAGTTTAAATGTAGGCAGGCCCACTATAAAACTCAACTGTTACTTAACGAAGTCGTAACGGACTTATCAACTATTGATTGTATCTTCATCATGAAGTATAATTCGTGTACGATGTGTTCTCGGAATGAAGTGTGAGTAGTTGAGAGTAGGGAGTTTATATTATATGAGTAGCTATCCTATTCCTCTGGACCACTAGCGCCCCTAGTGACTTAAGGTACTGACGTTGATTTAAACATCTGTAAATCCGATACATCCCCCTCGGCCTTCCTCTATGATGTTGTAAAGTACGATGAGTTTGAGTGGGATGAAGAGAGATGGGatttgatagagagagatggggagatgaaGGGAAGGATATATTTTGTGATGTTGAGATAAGAGAGATTTCTAGATATGAGCTGGAGGGATGATGACAGCTAAGAGAAGATGAGATGAAAATCATTCCatgaggagagagcaggagaggggatCATATGGAGAGATAGACCGAGTGATGGATGAATAGCTGGAGATTGATGAGGACATATAGGACATgaggtgtttatttatttatttattttttccacaattattattattattatttttttaaacgatttatgatgactgctctgtaaggtgaccttgggtgtcttgaaaggcgcctctaaattaaatgtattattattattattattattattatatagagCTGGATAGAGAGATATATGAGACAACATATAAATTGTGATACGGAGAGATAAATGGTGTGGGAGGGTTGGACGGGAGATTGATGGAGAGATGATGAGAGAGTGAttgtgagatggagagatgagatGAAGGATGTGAGGAAAGATTGCGAGATGGTGGGAAATAAGGAGAAAGAATGGGAGAGATGTAGAGATagtgggtgagagggagggcgagatggagagatagtgggtgagagggagggagagatggagagatagtgggtgagagggagggcgagatggagagatagtgggtgagagggagagatagtgggtgagagggagggagagatatagagatagtgggtgagagggagagatagtgggtgagagggagggagagatagagatagtgggtgagagggagggcgagatggagagatagtgggtgagagggagggcgagatggagagatagtgggtaagagggagagagagacagatggagagatggtgggtgagagggagagtgggatgtagagggagagatggttggtgagagggagggagggggatggagagggagagatggtgggtgagagcgatggagagatggtgggtgagagggagagaggcggaTGGAGAGGGCATAGCTCCTCTTCGTGGCAGTGTGCCAGGTCCATGTTCATTTTTAGCTTCAGGTCTCATGAAACAGAAAATTCTTTTTGAGGCCTATAGATTATAAAAatagttgttttttgttttttttctagcCAGAAGAGCTCCAATCCGCTCTACCAGACATCCAACCAGGTGTACGGGAGCAAGAGACCCACTGTACACGAGATGCCTGTGAGCCACTCATGAATATGCATGATCCACAGTTACAGAGCGACTCCTCTTTAACTATCTATAGCTTCTTGTGTTCATTACGACTAATTACGTCTTAGCCATGTAAAGATCTTCCTCCATTTTgatattacatttatatttatatatatttttttttaaatgctataTATTGAATTAgcatatgctacacgtgaacctcctaagatggcgcaatttgattggtttgctatctcgggatattgggcaatatcccatgattgagatctcaaactcgggatatcgtgacggtcgtctcgttacgctaataaaaaccaataaatcccggcaaaaagtgttatcttgtttattctTGGAGTGATCACGGGTagtatactaaaacaattattcaccacAGGCTCCgggaatagtggggaatagcccccttgaccttcggcgaataattgttaaatacgTGTCTCTTTTGACCGTGGTCGATCTAATTGTTGTGTCTCTGTTTAGACTCACTTCAACGGGACGTCGCGGCAGTTCTCTGAGGAGAAACTACGAAGCGGGATGTTCCGGGAAAATGGCTTCAACACTTTCTTGGATAAAAACAGAATCTCTGGGAAGGATGCCACGACGACTCTGCAAAATAGAATCAGCTTCAACCACTGCTATCTCCATGGCAACTAGCACAGCAACTGCTGGCTGCACCATGGTACTCAGTGGAGCCCGAGGCGGCTGTTGAAGTCAACGTGGTGAAACATCTCCTCCCTCAAACAGACATGTTCTCCTGTTTGCTGACagatctgtgtctgtgtttttctaCCACTGGCCGTTAAACCAACGATGGTCCACCCATGTGTCCGTCTGTCGATATAAATAGTATATTCTTACCCAAGTCTGGTTAATTAT comes from the Gadus chalcogrammus isolate NIFS_2021 chromosome 6, NIFS_Gcha_1.0, whole genome shotgun sequence genome and includes:
- the pierce1 gene encoding piercer of microtubule wall 1 protein; its protein translation is MNVEPERESVVRTSDVYKVADNLPERFNNPHCFHGYSQKSSNPLYQTSNQVYGSKRPTVHEMPTHFNGTSRQFSEEKLRSGMFRENGFNTFLDKNRISGKDATTTLQNRISFNHCYLHGN